A genomic window from Elaeis guineensis isolate ETL-2024a chromosome 3, EG11, whole genome shotgun sequence includes:
- the LOC105040483 gene encoding uncharacterized protein isoform X1: MEHDLFNASLSLPTHNELAIESASLHMLSDPLTQSSLPGNNNHRQTMAGYPLLSTFQEEALNSLYAANNGDMFNGNLSYSRNMPHVGNTSYDGSNGNTDLREHFMGTCLSATSLANLLSASTCLHENLININTVSASSLPPEETRTSVSCDSCNTIDSSVTTSVNCAIVPQGDGGLLTSKKGACLNGQFNYSWNYEEVLGREMPSGKTFTSIHPSYHVLGSSETGWSYDKASLKFSHPFNNYMPSNELSLSLGASQPSIISMPHAPDQGSEASCSGVTLVTSNDSGYPVPTELPACSHAFRNSPCDVGWGMGVRSGQPLPNNEKFSLYHMTSSLFRLSHVLSGSRYLHVAQQILAEVISYAVPDWHEMNSDSVAGIEGEDKMSFSSSWSNIQELAISGSDEYPLASGEIKSQGLVDGQRCLEAFTKKTELVTMLQLVDQRYNQCIDQIHDVISAFCNATGSGTAHMHAWFALRTISSLYKNLRKRITSRLLLMTQRPSTECMREKEKSLESSLIQKQWALQQLRRRDQHSWRPQRGLPEKSVSVLRAWMFQNFLHPYPKDNEKHLLAIKSGLTRSQVSNWFINARVRLWKPMIEEMHSELTKKNQTDGSGGESRSHGNIRGQRLQTT, encoded by the exons ATGGAGCATGATCTATTTAATGCCTCTCTGTCATTACCAACTCATAATGAACTGGCCATTGAATCAGCTTCCCTGCATATGCTTTCAGATCCACTCACACAGTCAAGCTTACCAGGTAACAACAACCATAGACAAACAATGGCTGGTTATCCATTGCTTTCCACATTTCAAGAAGAAGCACTGAACAGTCTTTATGCAGCGAATAATGGTGATATGTTCAATGGCAATCTGTCATATTCCAGAAATATGCCTCACGTTGGAAATACTTCATATGATGGATCCAATGGAAACACTGACTTGAGGGAACATTTCATGGGAACTTGCTTGTCTGCCACTTCACTTGCCAACCTTTTGTCTGCCAGCACATGTTTACACGAAAATCTTATCAATATCAATACTGTGTCAGCTTCCTCATTGCCACCTGAAGAGACGCGAACTTCTGTTTCCTGTGATAGTTGCAATACTATAGATTCTTCAGTTACAACTTCAGTAAATTGTGCAATTGTGCCACAAGGCGATGGAGGCCTTTTGACATCCAAAAAGGGTGCTTGTCTTAATGGGCAATTTAATTATTCATGGAATTATGAGGAAGTTCTAGGTCGTGAGATGCCTTCAGGTAAAACATTTACCTCAATTCATCCATCTTATCATGTATTAGGAAGCTCAGAGACTGGCTGGAGTTATGATAAGGCTAGTTTGAAATTTTCCCATCCATTCAATAACTATATGCCAAGTAATGAGCTTTCTCTGAGTCTTGGCGCCAGCCAGCCTTCCATTATCAGCATGCCTCATGCCCCAGACCAGGGCTCCGAAGCAAGCTGCTCTGGCGTAACTCTAGTTACGTCGAATGATAGTGGATACCCTGTTCCTACCGAATTGCCAGCCTGCTCTCATGCTTTCCGAAATTCTCCCTGTGATGTCGGTTGGGGAATGGGAGTAAGGTCGGGGCAGCCGCTTCCTAACAATGAGAAGTTTTCTCTGTACCATATGACTTCTAGTCTGTTTCGGCTTTCTCATGTGCTATCAGGATCAAGATATCTCCATGTGGCCCAACAAATACTTGCCGAAGTTATTTCCTATGCCGTTCCAGATTGGCATGAGATGAACAGTGACTCTGTTGCTGGGATTGAGGGTGAGGACAAGATGTCTTTTTCTTCAAGTTGGTCTAATATACAAGAACTTGCAATATCAGGCTCTGATGAGTATCCACTTGCTTCTGGAGAGATTAAATCTCAAGGCCTTGTTGATGGCCAAAGATGTCTGGAAGCTTTTACAAAGAAAACTGAGCTAGTAACAATGCTTCAGTTG GTTGACCAAAGATATAACCAGTGCATAGACCAGATCCATGATGTCATATCTGCATTCTGCAATGCAACTGGGTCAGgcactgctcacatgcatgcatggttTGCTCTTCGTACAATTTCTTCTCTTTATAAAAATTTGAGGAAGAGAATTACCAGTCGGCTTCTCCTGATGACCCAACGACCTAGCACCGAATGCAtgagagagaaggagaaaagcCTTGAATCTTCATTAATCCAGAAACAATGGGCACTGCAGCAGCTTAGGAGGAGAGATCAGCATTCTTGGAGACCTCAAAGGGGCTTGCCTGAAAAATCTGTCTCAGTTCTACGGGCATGGATGTTCCAGAACTTTCTGCACCC GTACCCAAAAGACAATGAGAAGCATTTGCTTGCCATCAAAAGTGGTTTGACAAGGAGCCAG GTATCCAATTGGTTTATAAATGCACGAGTTCGTCTGTGGAAACCGATGATAGAGGAAATGCACTCCGAACTTACTAAGAAGAACCAAACTGATGGATCAGGTGGTGAAAGTAGGAGCCATGGAAACATTCGTGGTCAAAGGTTGCAAACGACTTGa
- the LOC105040483 gene encoding uncharacterized protein isoform X2, protein MEHDLFNASLSLPTHNELAIESASLHMLSDPLTQSSLPANNGDMFNGNLSYSRNMPHVGNTSYDGSNGNTDLREHFMGTCLSATSLANLLSASTCLHENLININTVSASSLPPEETRTSVSCDSCNTIDSSVTTSVNCAIVPQGDGGLLTSKKGACLNGQFNYSWNYEEVLGREMPSGKTFTSIHPSYHVLGSSETGWSYDKASLKFSHPFNNYMPSNELSLSLGASQPSIISMPHAPDQGSEASCSGVTLVTSNDSGYPVPTELPACSHAFRNSPCDVGWGMGVRSGQPLPNNEKFSLYHMTSSLFRLSHVLSGSRYLHVAQQILAEVISYAVPDWHEMNSDSVAGIEGEDKMSFSSSWSNIQELAISGSDEYPLASGEIKSQGLVDGQRCLEAFTKKTELVTMLQLVDQRYNQCIDQIHDVISAFCNATGSGTAHMHAWFALRTISSLYKNLRKRITSRLLLMTQRPSTECMREKEKSLESSLIQKQWALQQLRRRDQHSWRPQRGLPEKSVSVLRAWMFQNFLHPYPKDNEKHLLAIKSGLTRSQVSNWFINARVRLWKPMIEEMHSELTKKNQTDGSGGESRSHGNIRGQRLQTT, encoded by the exons ATGGAGCATGATCTATTTAATGCCTCTCTGTCATTACCAACTCATAATGAACTGGCCATTGAATCAGCTTCCCTGCATATGCTTTCAGATCCACTCACACAGTCAAGCTTACCAG CGAATAATGGTGATATGTTCAATGGCAATCTGTCATATTCCAGAAATATGCCTCACGTTGGAAATACTTCATATGATGGATCCAATGGAAACACTGACTTGAGGGAACATTTCATGGGAACTTGCTTGTCTGCCACTTCACTTGCCAACCTTTTGTCTGCCAGCACATGTTTACACGAAAATCTTATCAATATCAATACTGTGTCAGCTTCCTCATTGCCACCTGAAGAGACGCGAACTTCTGTTTCCTGTGATAGTTGCAATACTATAGATTCTTCAGTTACAACTTCAGTAAATTGTGCAATTGTGCCACAAGGCGATGGAGGCCTTTTGACATCCAAAAAGGGTGCTTGTCTTAATGGGCAATTTAATTATTCATGGAATTATGAGGAAGTTCTAGGTCGTGAGATGCCTTCAGGTAAAACATTTACCTCAATTCATCCATCTTATCATGTATTAGGAAGCTCAGAGACTGGCTGGAGTTATGATAAGGCTAGTTTGAAATTTTCCCATCCATTCAATAACTATATGCCAAGTAATGAGCTTTCTCTGAGTCTTGGCGCCAGCCAGCCTTCCATTATCAGCATGCCTCATGCCCCAGACCAGGGCTCCGAAGCAAGCTGCTCTGGCGTAACTCTAGTTACGTCGAATGATAGTGGATACCCTGTTCCTACCGAATTGCCAGCCTGCTCTCATGCTTTCCGAAATTCTCCCTGTGATGTCGGTTGGGGAATGGGAGTAAGGTCGGGGCAGCCGCTTCCTAACAATGAGAAGTTTTCTCTGTACCATATGACTTCTAGTCTGTTTCGGCTTTCTCATGTGCTATCAGGATCAAGATATCTCCATGTGGCCCAACAAATACTTGCCGAAGTTATTTCCTATGCCGTTCCAGATTGGCATGAGATGAACAGTGACTCTGTTGCTGGGATTGAGGGTGAGGACAAGATGTCTTTTTCTTCAAGTTGGTCTAATATACAAGAACTTGCAATATCAGGCTCTGATGAGTATCCACTTGCTTCTGGAGAGATTAAATCTCAAGGCCTTGTTGATGGCCAAAGATGTCTGGAAGCTTTTACAAAGAAAACTGAGCTAGTAACAATGCTTCAGTTG GTTGACCAAAGATATAACCAGTGCATAGACCAGATCCATGATGTCATATCTGCATTCTGCAATGCAACTGGGTCAGgcactgctcacatgcatgcatggttTGCTCTTCGTACAATTTCTTCTCTTTATAAAAATTTGAGGAAGAGAATTACCAGTCGGCTTCTCCTGATGACCCAACGACCTAGCACCGAATGCAtgagagagaaggagaaaagcCTTGAATCTTCATTAATCCAGAAACAATGGGCACTGCAGCAGCTTAGGAGGAGAGATCAGCATTCTTGGAGACCTCAAAGGGGCTTGCCTGAAAAATCTGTCTCAGTTCTACGGGCATGGATGTTCCAGAACTTTCTGCACCC GTACCCAAAAGACAATGAGAAGCATTTGCTTGCCATCAAAAGTGGTTTGACAAGGAGCCAG GTATCCAATTGGTTTATAAATGCACGAGTTCGTCTGTGGAAACCGATGATAGAGGAAATGCACTCCGAACTTACTAAGAAGAACCAAACTGATGGATCAGGTGGTGAAAGTAGGAGCCATGGAAACATTCGTGGTCAAAGGTTGCAAACGACTTGa
- the LOC105040483 gene encoding BEL1-like homeodomain protein 1 isoform X3, which translates to MEHDLFNASLSLPTHNELAIESASLHMLSDPLTQSSLPGNNNHRQTMAGYPLLSTFQEEALNSLYAANNGDMFNGNLSYSRNMPHVGNTSYDGSNGNTDLREHFMGTCLSATSLANLLSASTCLHENLININTVSASSLPPEETRTSVSCDSCNTIDSSVTTSVNCAIVPQGDGGLLTSKKGACLNGQFNYSWNYEEVLGREMPSGSRYLHVAQQILAEVISYAVPDWHEMNSDSVAGIEGEDKMSFSSSWSNIQELAISGSDEYPLASGEIKSQGLVDGQRCLEAFTKKTELVTMLQLVDQRYNQCIDQIHDVISAFCNATGSGTAHMHAWFALRTISSLYKNLRKRITSRLLLMTQRPSTECMREKEKSLESSLIQKQWALQQLRRRDQHSWRPQRGLPEKSVSVLRAWMFQNFLHPYPKDNEKHLLAIKSGLTRSQVSNWFINARVRLWKPMIEEMHSELTKKNQTDGSGGESRSHGNIRGQRLQTT; encoded by the exons ATGGAGCATGATCTATTTAATGCCTCTCTGTCATTACCAACTCATAATGAACTGGCCATTGAATCAGCTTCCCTGCATATGCTTTCAGATCCACTCACACAGTCAAGCTTACCAGGTAACAACAACCATAGACAAACAATGGCTGGTTATCCATTGCTTTCCACATTTCAAGAAGAAGCACTGAACAGTCTTTATGCAGCGAATAATGGTGATATGTTCAATGGCAATCTGTCATATTCCAGAAATATGCCTCACGTTGGAAATACTTCATATGATGGATCCAATGGAAACACTGACTTGAGGGAACATTTCATGGGAACTTGCTTGTCTGCCACTTCACTTGCCAACCTTTTGTCTGCCAGCACATGTTTACACGAAAATCTTATCAATATCAATACTGTGTCAGCTTCCTCATTGCCACCTGAAGAGACGCGAACTTCTGTTTCCTGTGATAGTTGCAATACTATAGATTCTTCAGTTACAACTTCAGTAAATTGTGCAATTGTGCCACAAGGCGATGGAGGCCTTTTGACATCCAAAAAGGGTGCTTGTCTTAATGGGCAATTTAATTATTCATGGAATTATGAGGAAGTTCTAGGTCGTGAGATGCCTTCAG GATCAAGATATCTCCATGTGGCCCAACAAATACTTGCCGAAGTTATTTCCTATGCCGTTCCAGATTGGCATGAGATGAACAGTGACTCTGTTGCTGGGATTGAGGGTGAGGACAAGATGTCTTTTTCTTCAAGTTGGTCTAATATACAAGAACTTGCAATATCAGGCTCTGATGAGTATCCACTTGCTTCTGGAGAGATTAAATCTCAAGGCCTTGTTGATGGCCAAAGATGTCTGGAAGCTTTTACAAAGAAAACTGAGCTAGTAACAATGCTTCAGTTG GTTGACCAAAGATATAACCAGTGCATAGACCAGATCCATGATGTCATATCTGCATTCTGCAATGCAACTGGGTCAGgcactgctcacatgcatgcatggttTGCTCTTCGTACAATTTCTTCTCTTTATAAAAATTTGAGGAAGAGAATTACCAGTCGGCTTCTCCTGATGACCCAACGACCTAGCACCGAATGCAtgagagagaaggagaaaagcCTTGAATCTTCATTAATCCAGAAACAATGGGCACTGCAGCAGCTTAGGAGGAGAGATCAGCATTCTTGGAGACCTCAAAGGGGCTTGCCTGAAAAATCTGTCTCAGTTCTACGGGCATGGATGTTCCAGAACTTTCTGCACCC GTACCCAAAAGACAATGAGAAGCATTTGCTTGCCATCAAAAGTGGTTTGACAAGGAGCCAG GTATCCAATTGGTTTATAAATGCACGAGTTCGTCTGTGGAAACCGATGATAGAGGAAATGCACTCCGAACTTACTAAGAAGAACCAAACTGATGGATCAGGTGGTGAAAGTAGGAGCCATGGAAACATTCGTGGTCAAAGGTTGCAAACGACTTGa